The genomic DNA ATGGCATTTGATCAACAAAAAAACGAATGAACGGTCCAGGCAATTTCCCCAATGCCTCAAATTCCAACGACACATCCTCCACGATCACAGGTTTCTTGATTTTTTGGTATGCCTGTCGAACCTTGTGCTCGATGATTTCTTTCAATCGCAAAGATTGGATCTCATCGAGATCGATCTTTTCGTGATCGATCGGATGACCCAAAAATTTTGCCAGATAATCCGCCTTGTTTTGATTGCCTGTTACAAATACAATATTTTTCATATGAGTTCTAATTTAAAAATATTTCCTATATAACCATTTTAATAAAAATGTCATTTTTTCTTTTATATAAAACATTTATTGAAAGCAAATCTATGTCATCCTGAACTTGTTTCAGGATCTCGCGCTTATGGTTTATATAGATCCTGAAACAAGTTCAGGATGACATAGATATCGATGAGTTCATGCGTCATCATAACAAATACATGATCGCGATGCAAAACACTAAATCATTGACGAACATCTTTTTATCATTATGATAGATATACTCACGTTTCGTGATATAATACCAACATTATGGCAGTGATCGCACTCAATAAGCAAGCAAAATTCGATTATGAACTCATTGACCACTATGAGGCGGGTTTGGCATTGTTCGGTCATGAGGTCAAATCGATCAAAACGGGACACATTTCACTCAAAGGCGCTTTTGTCACAGTAAAAGGTAGTGAGCTTTATCTCACCAATGCGATGATCCCTCTCTATAAACATGCAGCAAATATCAAAGAGTATGATCCAAATCGGTCTCGTAAGCTCCTCGTCAAAAAGTCGGAAATCCGCTCGCTGATCGGCAAAAAACAACAGGCTGGCTTGACATTGGTACCGATTCGTGTTTATACTAAGGGAAAGCTGATCAAGCTTGATTTTGCGCTTGCAAAAGGCAAGGCAAAATATGACAAGCGTCAGACGATCAAAAAACGTGAAACTGACCGCAATATCACACGCGCATTGCGCAGAGGTTAAAAAATATGAACATTGACAATCAAAAAGCAATCGCCGCATGCATCGCTTATAGACAAAGCGTTGCAAGCGGGGGGATGCTTTTAGCTTTCGACAGTTTGTCGTCTGCCGATATGCACGTCGGGCATGTATATTCACCCCGTAAAACTGGTATACACATTGA from Parcubacteria group bacterium includes the following:
- the smpB gene encoding SsrA-binding protein SmpB; the protein is MAVIALNKQAKFDYELIDHYEAGLALFGHEVKSIKTGHISLKGAFVTVKGSELYLTNAMIPLYKHAANIKEYDPNRSRKLLVKKSEIRSLIGKKQQAGLTLVPIRVYTKGKLIKLDFALAKGKAKYDKRQTIKKRETDRNITRALRRG